In the genome of Quercus robur chromosome 3, dhQueRobu3.1, whole genome shotgun sequence, one region contains:
- the LOC126718759 gene encoding vacuolar protein sorting-associated protein 41 homolog isoform X1, which produces MAPIPSENGVEGDDEREEEDADEEEEEEEEEAGEEEEEEEEPRLKYQRMGGSIPTLLASDTASCIAVAERMIALGTHGGTVHILDFLGNQVKEFPAHTAAVNDLSFDIEGEYVGSCSDDGSVVINSLFTDEKLKFEYHRPMKAIALDPDYSRKTSRRFVTGGLAGHLYYNTKKWFGYRDQVLHSGEGPIHVVKWRTSLVAWANDAGVKVYDTANDQRITFIERPRGSPRPELLLPHLVWQDDALLVIGWGTSVKIASIRTNQNRATNGTYKHVPMSSANKVDIVASFQTSYFISGVAPFGDSLVVLAYILGEEDGEKEFSSTIPSRQGNAQRPEVRIVSWNNDELSTDALPVHGFEHYKAKDYSLAHAPFSGSSYAGGQWAAGDEPLYYIVSPKDVVIAKPRDAEDHIAWLLQHGWHEKALAAVEAGQGRSELLDEVGSRYLDHLIVERKYAEAASLCPKLLRGSASAWERWVFHFAHLRQLPVLVPYMPTDNPRLRDTAYEVALVALATNSSFHKELLSTVKSWPHVIYSALPVISAIEPQLNTSSMTDALKEALAELYVIDGQYEKAFSIYADLMKPGVFDFIEKHNLQDAIQEKVVQLMTIDYKHAVPILIQNKHVITPSDVVSQLLNSSNKCDNRYFLHLYLHSLFEVNPHSGKDFHDMQVELYADYDPKMLLPFLRSSQHYTLEKAYETCIRRDLLREQVFILGRMGNSRQALAVIINKLGDIEEAVEFVTMQHDDDLWEELIKQCLNKPEMVGVLLEHTVGNLDPLYIVNMVPNGLEIPRLRDRLVKIITDYRTETSLRHGCNDILKADCVNLLVKYYKEARHGIYLSNEEEEARAKRNDSSASQAIEKSSMRTTEVKSKTRGGGRCCMCFDPFSIQNVSVIAFFCCHAYHMTCLMDSTSNVSGKKGSEATSREPLVEYEYDNGDVEDDEDDDEDTQSSSRRVRCILCTTASS; this is translated from the exons ATGGCACCGATTCCCTCAGAGAACGGCGTCGAAGGAGACgatgagagagaagaagaagacgccgacgaagaagaagaagaagaggaagaagaagctggagaagaggaagaggaggaagaggagcCGAGACTCAAGTACCAGAGAATGGGAGGGAGTATACCTACGCTTCTCGCCAGCGATACGGCGTCGTGTATCGCCGTTGCGGAGCGCATGATCGCCCTTGGGACGCACGGCGGCACCGTTCATATCCTCGATTTTCTTGGCAACCAG GTTAAGGAGTTCCCTGCCCATACTGCTGCCGTCAATGACCTTAGCTTTGACATAGAAGGTGAATATGTAGGAAGCTGTTCTGATGATGGGTCTGTTGTAATAAACAGCCTTTTCACTGATGAGAAACTGAAGTTTGAGTATCATCGTCCAATGAAGGCTATTGCACTGGACCCAGATTACTCAAGAAAAACGTCAAGGAGATTTGTAACTGGTGGTTTAGCAGGtcatttatattataatactaaaaaatgGTTTGGCTATCGCGACCAG GTCTTGCATTCTGGTGAAGGTCCAATTCATGTAGTAAAATGGAGAACAAGTCTTGTTGCTTGGGCCAATGATGCTGGTGTGAAAGTTTATGATACTGCCAATGATCAGCGTATAACATTTATCGAAAGACCAAGAGGAAGCCCACGTCCCGAGCTTTTGCTTCCTCACTTAGTTTGGCAG GATGATGCTCTCTTGGTCATTGGCTGGGGAACTTCTGTAAAAATTGCATCAATAAGAACAAATCAGAATAGAGCAACTAATGGGACATATAAGCATGTTCCGATGTCAAGTGCGAACAAGGTGGATATAGTGGCATCTTTCCAAACCAGCTATTTCATTTCAGGAGTTGCTCCTTTTGGTGATTCTTTGGTTGTTCTAGCTTATATTCTGGGGGAAGAAGATGGGGAGAAGGAATTTAGTAGCACCATTCCATCACGGCAG GGAAATGCACAGAGACCAGAAGTACGTATTGTATCATGGAATAATGATGAGCTTTCAACTGATGCCCTACCTGTACATGGCTTTGAGCATTACAAGGCAAAAGACTATTCCCTTGCTCATGCTCCATTCTCAG GTAGCAGCTATGCTGGTGGTCAGTGGGCTGCAGGTGATGAACCACTGTACTATATTGTGTCCCCAAAGGATGTAGTTATTGCAAAACCTAG GGATGCAGAAGATCATATTGCTTGGCTTCTTCAACATGGCTGGCATGAAAAAGCTTTGGCAGCAGTTGAAGCTGGTCAGGGACGGAGTGAACTCCTGGACGAG GTGGGATCTAGATACCTTGATCATTTGATTGTGGAAAGGAAGTATGCCGAAGCTGCATCTTTGTGTCCCAAATTGCTGCGAGGATCCGCTTCAGCATGGGAGAG ATGGGTTTTCCACTTTGCTCATCTTCGTCAGCTTCCTGTGCTGGTTCCATATATGCCAACAGATAACCCGAGACTGCGTGATACTGCTTATGAG GTTGCTCTTGTAGCTTTGGCTACAAATTCTTCTTTCCATAAGGAACTCTTGTCAACGGTCAAATCATGGCCACATGTGATTTATTCTGCATTGCCTGTTATTTCGGCCATAGAACCTCAGCTTAATACTTCATCCATGACTGATGCGCTCAAAGAG GCACTAGCGGAGTTGTATGTAATAGATGGGCAATATGAGAAAGCTTTTTCTATCTATGCTGAT CTCATGAAGCCAGGAGTATTTGACTTTATAGAAAAACATAACTTGCAAGATGCAATTCAAGAGAAG GTTGTGCAACTGATGACGATAGATTACAAGCATGCAGTTCCAATATTGATCCAAAATAAGCACGTGATTACTCCATCCGATGTTGTTTCACAACTTCTGAATTCCAGCAATAAGTGTGATAATAGATATTTCCTGCACCTATATCTCCATTCATTATTTGAAGTGAATCCACATTCTGGAAAGGATTTTCATGATATGCAG GTGGAGCTTTATGCAGACTATGATCCAAAGATGCTACTTCCTTTTCTTCGTAGTAGTCAACATTATACTCTTGAAAAG GCATATGAAACTTGTATCAGAAGAGATCTTCTAAGGGAGCAAGTCTTCATCCTTGGAAGAATGGGAAATTCAAGGCAAGCCCTGGCtgtcattataaataaattaggcGATATAGAGGAG GCTGTAGAGTTTGTGACTATGCAGCATGATGACGACCTTTGGGAAGAATTAATAAAGCAATGTCTTAACAAACCTGAGATG GTGGGCGTGTTGTTGGAGCACACAGTTGGAAATCTTGATCCTCTTTATATTGTAAATATGGTTCCCAATGGCTTGGAGATACCTCG GCTTAGGGATCGTCTGGTCAAGATCATTACTGACTACAGGACTGAAACTTCTCTTCGACATGGTTGCAATGATATCCTCAAG GCTGATTGCGTCAACCTTTTGGTTAAATACTACAAAGAGGCAAGACATGGGATTTACTTGagcaatgaagaagaagaagcacgAGCAAAACGGAATGACAGTAGTGCTTCTCAGGCGATTGAAAAATCAAGTATGAGAACCACAGAGGTCAAGTCCAAAACTAGGGGGGGTGGAAGGTGTTGCATGTGTTTTGATCCCTTTTCTATACAAAATGTATCAGTCATCGCTTTCTTTTGCTGTCATGCTTATCACATGACTTGTCTTATGGATTCGACCTCTAATGTTAGTGGCAAGAAAGGGTCTGAAGCCACTTCCCGGGAGCCTTTAGTAGAATATGAGTACGATAATGGTGATGTGgaggatgatgaggatgatgatgaggataCCCAGTCAAGTTCGCGTCGTGTGCGTTGTATCTTATGCACTACAGCTTCCAGTTAA
- the LOC126718759 gene encoding vacuolar protein sorting-associated protein 41 homolog isoform X2, translating into MKAIALDPDYSRKTSRRFVTGGLAGHLYYNTKKWFGYRDQVLHSGEGPIHVVKWRTSLVAWANDAGVKVYDTANDQRITFIERPRGSPRPELLLPHLVWQDDALLVIGWGTSVKIASIRTNQNRATNGTYKHVPMSSANKVDIVASFQTSYFISGVAPFGDSLVVLAYILGEEDGEKEFSSTIPSRQGNAQRPEVRIVSWNNDELSTDALPVHGFEHYKAKDYSLAHAPFSGSSYAGGQWAAGDEPLYYIVSPKDVVIAKPRDAEDHIAWLLQHGWHEKALAAVEAGQGRSELLDEVGSRYLDHLIVERKYAEAASLCPKLLRGSASAWERWVFHFAHLRQLPVLVPYMPTDNPRLRDTAYEVALVALATNSSFHKELLSTVKSWPHVIYSALPVISAIEPQLNTSSMTDALKEALAELYVIDGQYEKAFSIYADLMKPGVFDFIEKHNLQDAIQEKVVQLMTIDYKHAVPILIQNKHVITPSDVVSQLLNSSNKCDNRYFLHLYLHSLFEVNPHSGKDFHDMQVELYADYDPKMLLPFLRSSQHYTLEKAYETCIRRDLLREQVFILGRMGNSRQALAVIINKLGDIEEAVEFVTMQHDDDLWEELIKQCLNKPEMVGVLLEHTVGNLDPLYIVNMVPNGLEIPRLRDRLVKIITDYRTETSLRHGCNDILKADCVNLLVKYYKEARHGIYLSNEEEEARAKRNDSSASQAIEKSSMRTTEVKSKTRGGGRCCMCFDPFSIQNVSVIAFFCCHAYHMTCLMDSTSNVSGKKGSEATSREPLVEYEYDNGDVEDDEDDDEDTQSSSRRVRCILCTTASS; encoded by the exons ATGAAGGCTATTGCACTGGACCCAGATTACTCAAGAAAAACGTCAAGGAGATTTGTAACTGGTGGTTTAGCAGGtcatttatattataatactaaaaaatgGTTTGGCTATCGCGACCAG GTCTTGCATTCTGGTGAAGGTCCAATTCATGTAGTAAAATGGAGAACAAGTCTTGTTGCTTGGGCCAATGATGCTGGTGTGAAAGTTTATGATACTGCCAATGATCAGCGTATAACATTTATCGAAAGACCAAGAGGAAGCCCACGTCCCGAGCTTTTGCTTCCTCACTTAGTTTGGCAG GATGATGCTCTCTTGGTCATTGGCTGGGGAACTTCTGTAAAAATTGCATCAATAAGAACAAATCAGAATAGAGCAACTAATGGGACATATAAGCATGTTCCGATGTCAAGTGCGAACAAGGTGGATATAGTGGCATCTTTCCAAACCAGCTATTTCATTTCAGGAGTTGCTCCTTTTGGTGATTCTTTGGTTGTTCTAGCTTATATTCTGGGGGAAGAAGATGGGGAGAAGGAATTTAGTAGCACCATTCCATCACGGCAG GGAAATGCACAGAGACCAGAAGTACGTATTGTATCATGGAATAATGATGAGCTTTCAACTGATGCCCTACCTGTACATGGCTTTGAGCATTACAAGGCAAAAGACTATTCCCTTGCTCATGCTCCATTCTCAG GTAGCAGCTATGCTGGTGGTCAGTGGGCTGCAGGTGATGAACCACTGTACTATATTGTGTCCCCAAAGGATGTAGTTATTGCAAAACCTAG GGATGCAGAAGATCATATTGCTTGGCTTCTTCAACATGGCTGGCATGAAAAAGCTTTGGCAGCAGTTGAAGCTGGTCAGGGACGGAGTGAACTCCTGGACGAG GTGGGATCTAGATACCTTGATCATTTGATTGTGGAAAGGAAGTATGCCGAAGCTGCATCTTTGTGTCCCAAATTGCTGCGAGGATCCGCTTCAGCATGGGAGAG ATGGGTTTTCCACTTTGCTCATCTTCGTCAGCTTCCTGTGCTGGTTCCATATATGCCAACAGATAACCCGAGACTGCGTGATACTGCTTATGAG GTTGCTCTTGTAGCTTTGGCTACAAATTCTTCTTTCCATAAGGAACTCTTGTCAACGGTCAAATCATGGCCACATGTGATTTATTCTGCATTGCCTGTTATTTCGGCCATAGAACCTCAGCTTAATACTTCATCCATGACTGATGCGCTCAAAGAG GCACTAGCGGAGTTGTATGTAATAGATGGGCAATATGAGAAAGCTTTTTCTATCTATGCTGAT CTCATGAAGCCAGGAGTATTTGACTTTATAGAAAAACATAACTTGCAAGATGCAATTCAAGAGAAG GTTGTGCAACTGATGACGATAGATTACAAGCATGCAGTTCCAATATTGATCCAAAATAAGCACGTGATTACTCCATCCGATGTTGTTTCACAACTTCTGAATTCCAGCAATAAGTGTGATAATAGATATTTCCTGCACCTATATCTCCATTCATTATTTGAAGTGAATCCACATTCTGGAAAGGATTTTCATGATATGCAG GTGGAGCTTTATGCAGACTATGATCCAAAGATGCTACTTCCTTTTCTTCGTAGTAGTCAACATTATACTCTTGAAAAG GCATATGAAACTTGTATCAGAAGAGATCTTCTAAGGGAGCAAGTCTTCATCCTTGGAAGAATGGGAAATTCAAGGCAAGCCCTGGCtgtcattataaataaattaggcGATATAGAGGAG GCTGTAGAGTTTGTGACTATGCAGCATGATGACGACCTTTGGGAAGAATTAATAAAGCAATGTCTTAACAAACCTGAGATG GTGGGCGTGTTGTTGGAGCACACAGTTGGAAATCTTGATCCTCTTTATATTGTAAATATGGTTCCCAATGGCTTGGAGATACCTCG GCTTAGGGATCGTCTGGTCAAGATCATTACTGACTACAGGACTGAAACTTCTCTTCGACATGGTTGCAATGATATCCTCAAG GCTGATTGCGTCAACCTTTTGGTTAAATACTACAAAGAGGCAAGACATGGGATTTACTTGagcaatgaagaagaagaagcacgAGCAAAACGGAATGACAGTAGTGCTTCTCAGGCGATTGAAAAATCAAGTATGAGAACCACAGAGGTCAAGTCCAAAACTAGGGGGGGTGGAAGGTGTTGCATGTGTTTTGATCCCTTTTCTATACAAAATGTATCAGTCATCGCTTTCTTTTGCTGTCATGCTTATCACATGACTTGTCTTATGGATTCGACCTCTAATGTTAGTGGCAAGAAAGGGTCTGAAGCCACTTCCCGGGAGCCTTTAGTAGAATATGAGTACGATAATGGTGATGTGgaggatgatgaggatgatgatgaggataCCCAGTCAAGTTCGCGTCGTGTGCGTTGTATCTTATGCACTACAGCTTCCAGTTAA